The Methanosphaera sp. BMS genome contains a region encoding:
- a CDS encoding ribonuclease inhibitor, with the protein MTKIELDGNKINENEIEYLKESFDLPVFDGDYEDIYQYLIGFYSKTLITLKNSSNVDSDLIDVFERASDYNELVKFEKLD; encoded by the coding sequence ATGACAAAAATAGAATTAGACGGAAATAAAATTAATGAAAATGAAATTGAATACCTGAAAGAAAGCTTTGACTTGCCCGTTTTTGACGGTGATTATGAGGATATCTATCAATATCTGATAGGATTCTATTCAAAGACATTGATAACATTGAAAAATAGCAGTAATGTGGATAGTGACTTGATTGATGTCTTTGAAAGGGCATCCGACTATAATGAACTTGTCAAATTTGAAAAGTTGGATTAA
- a CDS encoding glutamylcysteine synthetase has product MTETKNQIQKRIYNQFIKPTKAKKNYIGIELEMPIVNLEKKAVDFNVIHHATEKFKKEFTDFNKPSKDYEGNTYALKNPKTSDILCYDCSYNNIEFAMGPEKDLHTINDRFNEYYNYMKESLEQENHTITGMGINPYRKYNHEIPIPSERYLMLYHHLKSYKNYKNPPIQFHKYPEYGMFSSASQVQLDIREDELIKAINTFTKIEPIKALLFSNSLLYEENHDITCYRDILWEYSTHGINPHNIGMYDQTLKDIPELISYLESLNMYCVMRNDSYINFPSIPLDEYYANDDIEGEIYHDGKYEKINITPSPDDIEYLRPFKFINLTFRGTIEFRSICTQPVDESMSVAAFHFGLKDNLDKLNQLIDKSGLYEEYTPSRLRKLLIQYEIPEFLDEDELYDLSRKIVDLASDGLNTRGLDEEKFLKPLYDRIRRRTNPSKNIIDSLKANKTIEELIKEYG; this is encoded by the coding sequence ATGACCGAAACAAAAAACCAAATACAGAAAAGAATATACAATCAATTCATAAAGCCCACAAAGGCCAAGAAAAACTACATAGGAATAGAACTGGAAATGCCCATAGTAAACCTTGAAAAAAAGGCAGTTGACTTCAACGTAATACACCATGCAACCGAAAAATTCAAGAAAGAATTCACAGACTTCAACAAGCCATCAAAGGATTATGAAGGAAACACCTACGCACTCAAAAATCCAAAAACATCTGACATACTCTGCTATGACTGCTCCTACAACAACATAGAATTTGCAATGGGACCCGAAAAGGATCTTCACACAATAAACGACCGCTTCAACGAGTATTATAACTACATGAAGGAATCACTCGAACAGGAAAATCATACGATAACGGGGATGGGAATAAATCCCTACAGAAAATATAACCATGAAATACCAATACCATCCGAAAGATACCTGATGCTCTACCATCACCTCAAATCATACAAAAACTACAAAAATCCCCCAATACAATTTCACAAATACCCGGAATACGGAATGTTCTCCTCGGCCTCCCAGGTACAACTGGATATACGGGAAGATGAACTGATAAAGGCGATAAACACATTTACAAAAATAGAGCCCATAAAGGCACTGCTATTTTCAAACTCACTGTTATATGAGGAAAATCATGATATAACATGCTACAGGGACATACTATGGGAATACTCAACACATGGAATAAATCCACACAACATAGGAATGTACGACCAAACGCTAAAGGACATACCCGAATTGATAAGCTACCTGGAATCATTAAACATGTACTGTGTAATGAGAAACGACTCCTACATAAACTTCCCATCAATACCACTCGATGAATACTACGCCAATGACGATATTGAAGGAGAAATATATCATGATGGAAAATATGAAAAAATAAACATAACACCATCACCCGATGACATAGAATACCTACGGCCATTCAAATTCATCAACCTCACATTCAGGGGTACAATAGAATTCAGAAGCATCTGCACACAACCGGTAGACGAATCAATGAGTGTAGCGGCATTCCACTTTGGATTAAAGGATAACCTTGATAAACTAAATCAGCTAATCGATAAATCCGGTCTATATGAAGAGTATACTCCATCAAGGCTAAGAAAGCTACTCATACAATATGAAATACCCGAATTTCTGGATGAAGACGAGTTATATGATTTATCCAGAAAAATCGTTGATTTGGCATCAGATGGGCTGAACACAAGGGGATTGGATGAAGAAAAGTTTTTAAAACCATTATATGACCGAATAAGACGAAGGACAAATCCGTCAAAAAATATAATAGATTCACTGAAAGCCAACAAAACAATAGAAGAATTAATAAAAGAGTACGGATAA
- a CDS encoding adhesin has protein sequence MTKTDYPSGPTTKAKVNSREYNAELLGENKLGSVHIHGPYGNNNSKIKIACLIGMHPYESKSHRAFFETIHSKDESLNYKYYIYNINVTKEDTNDEGRMDGQLLAQEYVANHIINGGYDFFVDVHSNKGTRGPGKYEITNFIFAPGFDTKSEHYIQKILSTWSDIEYYAPEYRTSPSYITEPTSASGIATIVYETYSYEDMQKTLDNAERLIEIIDTLDFTLAIED, from the coding sequence ATGACAAAAACTGATTACCCATCCGGTCCAACAACAAAGGCAAAAGTAAATTCAAGAGAATACAATGCAGAACTACTGGGAGAAAACAAACTGGGAAGTGTACATATACACGGACCATACGGAAACAACAACTCCAAAATAAAGATAGCCTGCCTAATAGGAATGCATCCCTATGAAAGCAAATCCCACAGGGCATTTTTTGAAACAATACATTCAAAAGATGAATCATTAAACTACAAATACTACATATACAACATCAACGTAACAAAGGAAGATACAAATGATGAGGGAAGAATGGATGGACAACTGCTTGCACAGGAATACGTGGCAAACCACATAATAAACGGTGGCTATGACTTCTTTGTAGATGTTCATTCAAACAAGGGAACACGAGGACCGGGAAAATATGAAATAACAAACTTCATATTCGCACCCGGATTTGACACAAAATCAGAACACTATATTCAAAAGATTCTCTCCACATGGAGTGACATAGAATACTACGCACCCGAATATCGTACAAGTCCATCCTATATCACAGAACCAACATCAGCTAGCGGCATAGCAACAATAGTATATGAAACATACTCCTACGAAGACATGCAAAAAACCCTGGATAATGCCGAAAGACTAATTGAAATAATAGATACCCTGGATTTTACACTTGCAATCGAAGACTAA
- a CDS encoding lipopolysaccharide assembly protein LapB: MDEITILINKTKKYLTKYDYDNVLKLCDKILDIDSRSRFGLEFKAISLYRKNDYINSLKLYEKLNRLYYEDDEILYSLMRLNDELGNYKSAREYSKKLWKLHHTDSHCIKYKHLSFKLKDVNKLIERLTNKITSIETEDNLTCASIKRLIVLYEEKAVYEYVSGDYEKSLSDYLKVVDYHKSIRDSIECHKDKINRWYELLSDSIDKTDDSKETLDMLFNLDDTISIWVDKLETMNAFSQFAEPLVYSYVLLDKYPDNLELLQVTAMISRYSDTDYSRECYKRIIELDGKNKDAIMTLLDINKSYYLKDESLTLINSKLHINELKEELLLRKIELLESMTLYDEALEAYDEYLAIEKPDGLIHHKKTVFDKIRCMEQQATDYFIEGNLDEAYDILKKSIKHSIT; the protein is encoded by the coding sequence ATGGATGAAATAACAATATTAATAAATAAAACAAAGAAATATTTAACCAAATATGATTATGATAATGTATTAAAGCTATGTGATAAAATATTGGATATTGATTCAAGGTCAAGATTTGGATTGGAATTCAAAGCCATATCATTATATCGTAAAAACGATTATATTAACTCATTAAAACTATATGAAAAGCTAAATAGATTATATTATGAAGATGATGAAATATTATATAGTCTGATGCGATTGAACGATGAATTAGGTAACTATAAAAGTGCAAGAGAATATTCCAAAAAACTATGGAAGTTACATCACACTGATTCTCACTGCATTAAATACAAACATTTGTCCTTTAAGCTAAAGGACGTAAATAAACTGATAGAAAGGTTAACCAATAAAATAACCTCAATTGAGACGGAAGATAATCTTACATGTGCTTCAATTAAAAGATTGATTGTACTTTATGAGGAGAAGGCAGTTTATGAATATGTCAGTGGTGATTATGAAAAATCATTATCCGATTACCTGAAGGTTGTGGATTACCATAAGTCAATTCGCGATAGCATAGAATGCCATAAGGATAAAATAAACCGGTGGTATGAATTGCTCAGTGATAGCATAGATAAAACGGATGATAGCAAAGAAACGTTGGATATGCTATTTAATCTGGATGATACTATTAGCATATGGGTTGATAAACTTGAAACAATGAACGCATTCTCACAATTTGCCGAACCCCTGGTTTACTCATATGTTTTACTGGATAAATATCCTGATAATCTGGAATTACTGCAAGTAACTGCCATGATATCACGTTATAGTGATACGGATTATTCACGCGAATGCTATAAAAGGATAATCGAATTGGATGGCAAAAACAAGGATGCAATAATGACCTTATTGGATATAAACAAATCCTATTATCTAAAAGATGAATCATTAACTCTGATTAATTCCAAATTACACATCAATGAGTTAAAAGAGGAGTTACTGCTAAGAAAAATTGAATTGCTGGAAAGTATGACATTATATGATGAAGCATTAGAGGCATATGATGAATACTTGGCAATTGAAAAACCCGACGGATTAATCCATCATAAAAAAACAGTATTTGATAAAATCAGGTGTATGGAACAACAGGCAACAGATTATTTCATAGAAGGAAATCTTGATGAAGCATATGACATATTAAAAAAGTCAATAAAACATTCAATAACCTAA
- a CDS encoding class II glutamine amidotransferase, with protein MCEIFCLNSNKPQEINKCLECFYNHSENHPHGWGLANMQQGNIIIDKEAQKASCSQHLKDILSNPLVSKNVFAHIRLATVGEIISPNCHPFTQIDANNRTWMLIHNGTIFDYPPLDKYKKIEKGDTDSERILLYIIDKINEFEKQKQAPATIKERFNILLEIVTDISKNNKLNLMIHDGDLTYIHSNMKETLYYLKGEDYFMVASTPVNDEEGWKQVELNKLFALVDGNIIFESKEHENEFIQTKEHEEYLNKFINSIKE; from the coding sequence ATGTGCGAAATATTCTGTTTAAACTCAAACAAACCACAGGAGATAAACAAATGTCTGGAATGCTTTTATAACCATTCCGAAAACCACCCACACGGATGGGGACTGGCAAACATGCAGCAGGGAAACATAATCATAGACAAGGAAGCCCAAAAAGCATCATGCAGCCAACACCTAAAGGACATACTCTCAAACCCACTTGTTAGCAAAAACGTATTTGCCCACATAAGACTGGCAACAGTCGGAGAGATAATATCACCAAACTGCCATCCATTCACGCAGATTGATGCAAACAACAGAACATGGATGCTCATACACAACGGCACCATATTCGATTATCCTCCACTCGACAAATATAAAAAAATAGAAAAAGGAGACACAGACTCCGAAAGAATACTATTATACATAATAGATAAGATAAACGAATTCGAAAAACAAAAACAGGCACCGGCAACGATAAAAGAAAGATTCAACATACTCTTAGAAATAGTAACCGACATATCCAAAAACAACAAGCTAAACTTGATGATACATGACGGAGACCTAACATATATACACTCCAACATGAAAGAAACCCTATACTACCTTAAGGGTGAAGACTACTTCATGGTAGCATCAACGCCAGTCAATGACGAAGAAGGATGGAAGCAAGTAGAATTAAACAAACTCTTTGCACTGGTGGACGGAAACATAATCTTCGAAAGTAAAGAACATGAAAACGAATTCATACAAACAAAGGAACATGAAGAATACCTCAATAAGTTTATCAATTCAATAAAGGAATAA